From the Treponema sp. J25 genome, one window contains:
- a CDS encoding AAA family ATPase, producing MIKQELIQRSPVRIFEKSIHGGLKAGEIGIIAARKGIGKTSVLVQIALDKLMQGKKVIHVSFTQHTDYVLAWYEDIFSEISRKKNLEHPVEVKNELVKNRVIMNFNQDGVTIDQIIRSLRAMIIEGGFAADALIIDGFDFSRTTIEHLSKMKSFAKELGLEIWYSCNVGTEEPVYDKNNIPLILKDYIELLDIIVILDPKSDYIHLKVVKDRGIMNPTDLELQLDSKTLLIAER from the coding sequence ATGATCAAACAGGAACTCATTCAACGCAGTCCCGTCCGGATCTTTGAAAAGTCTATCCACGGGGGGCTTAAGGCGGGAGAGATCGGGATCATTGCGGCGCGCAAAGGAATTGGAAAGACCTCCGTCCTCGTACAGATAGCCCTGGACAAACTCATGCAGGGGAAAAAAGTTATTCATGTCTCGTTTACTCAGCATACTGATTATGTGCTTGCCTGGTATGAGGATATCTTTTCCGAAATATCCCGTAAGAAGAACCTTGAACATCCGGTAGAAGTCAAAAATGAACTGGTAAAGAACCGGGTTATCATGAATTTCAATCAGGATGGGGTAACGATCGATCAAATCATTCGAAGTCTTCGGGCCATGATAATCGAAGGAGGCTTTGCGGCAGATGCGCTTATCATCGATGGTTTTGACTTTTCCCGCACGACCATCGAACATCTTTCAAAGATGAAATCCTTCGCAAAAGAATTGGGACTTGAGATTTGGTATAGCTGTAATGTGGGTACAGAAGAGCCGGTCTATGATAAAAACAATATTCCCCTTATTTTAAAGGATTACATCGAATTATTAGACATCATTGTTATTCTTGATCCCAAGAGTGATTACATTCATCTAAAGGTGGTAAAAGATCGAGGGATTATGAATCCCACCGACTTAGAACTGCAACTGGATAGTAAAACACTCCTTATTGCAGAACGGTAA